TTACCCGCCCATGGTGGAGATGACCGGTGCCAAAGCCGTCATCGTCGACGGCCCGGCCTCGCAGGGCTTCAAGATCACTGCCCAGCAACTGCAAGCCGCGATCACTGACAAAACCCGCATGGTGATCATCAACAGCCCGTCCAATCCGACCGGTGCAGTGTACACCATCAGCGAACTGAAAGCCCTGGGCGAAGTGCTGCGCAAGTATCCCGACATTCTGGTGGTCTCGGATGACATCTACGAAGCCATCGTCTGGAAAGGCGAGCCTTGCCGCAACATCCTGACCGAAACACCCGAACTGTACGATCACACCATCGTCCTCAACGGCGTATCCAAAGCCTACTCCATGACCGGCTGGCGCATCGGCTATGCCGCTGGCCCCGCGTGGATCATCGAAGCGATGACCACCATCCAGTCGCAAAGCACCTCCAACCCCACCTCGATTGCCCAGGTGGCAGCACAGGTGGCACTGGAGCAAAGTCAGGAATGCATTCAGGAAATGCTCACGGCGTTCGAAGCGCGCCATCATCATGTGCATGCACGCCTAAACCAACTGCCCAATGTCACCTGCAACGATGCGCAGGGCGCGTTCTATCTGCTGCCGGATTTCAGCCAGGTGATTGAGCGCCTTGACGGCATCAACAACGACATCGAACTGGGCGAATGGCTGCTGGAACACGCCGGCGTCGCCTTGGTGCCCGGTTCTGCGTTTGGTGCCCCCGGTTTCATGCGCCTGTCGTTCGCTACCTCGCTGACCAATCTGGACAAAGCACTGGACCGAATCGCTGAGGCGCTTAACAAATAATCAAACAAATTAAAAACTTAACAAAGGTGTTGACGTAACGGGAGCGTATCCCTATTATACGCGTCACCAACGATTCCTCGATAGCTCAGTCGGTAGAGCAAATGACTGTTAATCATTGGGTCACTGGTTCGAGTCCAGTTCGAGGAGCCATATTCAAAAAGCCTAGCAGGCAACCCTGCTAGGCTTTTTTATTCGGTGCCACCAAAGTGCTACCACTCGCCAAATGAGTTTTTACTCTGACCCCGAATATCCGGATAACAAGACCCACTAATACCACCGGAATCTTTATTTCCATAACAATCCCCCCGCTATCTCCCCCCTCCGTAGTAAACTCACAGCAGGGATAAAAAAACGAAGAAGATTACTAAGCTAAAATAGGGCAAATCAAATCCCCACCCACTTTGCTCAAAGTTCCTCTGTTTTGAACCTTGAGCATGAAATCACATCATGCCCAAGTGATCAGGATGGCAATAGAAGAACTGATCATCCGCTGGGCCGATGACTACCACTTATTCACCGATGTATTGGTCGATTTCCGTTTGGCCTGCGGTACAGCCTGCATTGATTTGGTTGCAGTTGCCATCGCTTAATGTATGGCCTACCCCCATGACTCTCCACGAATATTCTTTGTGGAAGGGATAATTCCCCAAAAAACGTGGTCAATAGCTGTGCAGTGACGACAATGATTGACCCCAAATAATTTAAAACAACAAGATGGGGCATGTTCCACCCGGTTATTTGCAGTTGATAAATCTGGGGCCGATATGCCAACCTTTGAGAGTGTGTTCTACGAAATAGCCGCGTTACTGGCTGTCGCCTCGGTCGTGGGAGCCATTGGGGTCTGGCTTCGTCAACCGCTTATCGTTTCATTTATTGCCGCCGGCATTCTGGTCGGTCCCAGTGGCTTCGAATGGGTTGGTGCCAGTGACCAGGTTGAGTTGCTGGCAAAAATGGGCATTGCACTGCTGCTGTTTGTGGTGGGGCTGAAGCTGGATTTGCATATCATCCGCACCCTGGGACTGGTCGCATTGGCGACCGGGCTTGGTCAGGTTTTTTTTACCTCTGTCATCGGGTATCTGATCGCCATCGCTCTGGGAATGACGCCCGTAACCGCCCTCTATGTGGCTGTGGCATTAACCTTCTCCAGTACCATCATCATCGTCAAACTGCTCTCGGACAAAAAAGAAATCGATGCGCTGCACGGCCGCATTGCCGTAGGTTTTCTTATTGTCCAGGACATTGTCGTGGTTCTGGTAATGATCGGTCTCGCCGCACTGGGAGTCGGTACTTCGGCAGAGTCTGGCGGGATTGGCGTGGAAATGCTGTACGTCCTGTTCAAAGGCCTCGCTATGCTGGTGGTGGTGGCATTGCTGATGCGTTATGTATTGCCCTGGCTGACCCGTCATCTGGCGCGCTCTGTGGAATTGCTGGTGTTATTCGCCATTGCCTGGGCGGTGTTGTTGGCCTCCATTGGCGATGCCCTGGGTTTCAGCAAGGAAGTCGGTGCCTTTCTGGCGGGTGTTTCGCTCGCTTCAACACCTTTCAGGGAAACCATCGGCGCACGTTTGGTCGGTCTGCGGGATTTTCTGTTGCTGTTCTTTTTCATTGATCTGGGTGCAGGGCTGGAGATAGCAACACTTGGCGACCAGCTTGGCTCGGCAATCATCCTGTCGCTGTTTGTTCTGATCGGCAATCCATTGATCGTCCTGATCATCATGGGCGTCATGGGTTATCGCAAACGCACCTCGTTTCTGGCGGGACTGACCGTTGCCCAAATCAGTGAATTTTCGCTGATCATGATTGCGCTCGGTCTGAGTCTGGGGCATGTTGAGGTTGAGACTGTCGGTCTGGTCACCCTGGTGGGACTGATTACCATCAGCGGTTCAACCTACATGATTCTCTACTCTCATGTGCTCTACGAAAAACTGGCACCATGGCTGAGTATTTTTGAACGCAAACACTCCAACCGCGAAACCGCCTACGACGGTAACTCCCAAGGCGATGAGGACATGATCGTTCTCGGGCTTGGGCGATATGGGCGAGGCGTTAGCCAATTGCTAAAAGAACGTGGCTACCATGTATTAGGAGTAGACTTTGATCCAGAAACCATACGCACACTGCAGAAAGATGGCTATGTTATTCACTATGGCGATGCCGAAGATCCGGAATTTTTGGGTTCGCTTCCGCTGGATCGGGTGAAATGGGTAATCAGTACCGCGCCGGAAATTCAGGTCAACCTCGCCCTGTTGCAGGGCCTGGTCCATCACTCGTTTGCAGGAAAAGTGGCAGTTACCGCGCACAACCATCGTGACGCACTATTGTTAAAACAAGCCGGTGCTGATCTGGTGCTTCGTCCATATGCCGATGCCGCCAAGGAAGGTGTAGATAGACTGCTTTCCCTTCCCTTTGCGAAACAGGAGAGCGACCATTGATAACTGACAAATCAGCAAGCGAAGGTGTTTTTCCCGTCACTGAGCAGACAAACTGGCATGCCATGCCGGTGGAGCAGGTGCTTGCCACGCTGGATACCACAGAGGAAGGACTGGACGAGGCCCAGGCAGACAACCGGCTGAGACAATATGGGCCAAACCGTCTGCCCGAAACCAAGCCACGCAATGCGCTGCTGCGTTTCCTGTCACATTTTCACAATCTGCTGATCTATGTTCTGCTGGCGGCGGCATCGATTACCGCCACGCTGGGACATTGGATCGACACCGGCGTGATTCTTTCTGTGGTGATAGTCAATGCCATCATCGGTTTTATTCAGGAAGGCAAGGCGGAAAACGCACTGGCCGCGATACGCCAACTGTTATCGCCTGGGGCGATGGTCATACGTGGTTCACGGAAAATCCGCATCGATGCTGATCAACTGGTTCCAGGCGACATTGTTATGCTGCAAGCCGGCGACAAGGTTCCCTCCGATCTTCGTTTGCTGAAAACAAAAAGCCTGCAGATCCAGGAAGCGGTACTGACCGGCGAATCCATCGCCGTAGAAAAACAAACACTGCCGCTTGCCGAGGACACGGTGCTAGCCGATCGGATTTGTCTGGCTTACTCCGGCACACTGGTCAGCTATGGCCATGGCATGGGAGTGGTTATCGCCACGGGTGCATCAACCCAGATTGGATATATCAGCATACTGGTTTCCCGGGTTCAGACATTGACCACACCGCTGCTGGTAAAAATGTCCGTGTTTGCACGCTGGCTGACGCTGGTAGTACTGTTACTCGCGACGCTGGTTTTTATTTTCGGCATCAGTCTGCGGGACTACAGCACCGTCGAGATGTTCATGACCGTGGTTGGCCTGGCAGTCGCCGCCATTCCCGAAGGGCTGCCCACCATCCTCAGCATCACACTTGCCATTGGCGTACAACGCATGGCAACACGCAGGGCGATCATCCGCAGCCTGCCAGCAGTTGAAACACTTGGCTCTGTAAGCATCATCTGTACTGATAAAACCGGCACACTGACACGCAATGAGATGACCGTGTGCAGTGTGATTTGTGACGGCAATGTCTACGCAGTCAGTGGTGCGGGATATGAACCTCATGGAAGTTTTTCCAGCGCTGGCAACAGTATTGACGTTGATGAAAACGAGATACTGATACAAACCTTGCGTGCCGGCAGTCTGTGCAACGATACTGCCCTGGCACATGAAAACAATCACTGGCAGGTGCACGGCAATCCCACGGAAGGCGCATTACTGATTGCCTGCCTCAAGGCCGGCATACAGCCTGAAACAGAAATCCGTCAATATCCCCGAACTGATTTGATTCCCTTTGATTCCGAACACAAATTCATGGCCACGCTGCATCATGATCATGAAGGCAACGGATTTGTCTATCTCAAAGGCGCACCAGAGCGGGTGCTAAACATGTGTAGCCGCCAACGCACAAAGTCGGGAGATGTTCCACTTGATCAACACTTCTGGCTGGGTCAGATTGAACAATTGGCCCATCAAGGTCAACGCGTACTGGCAATAGCGTGCAAGACTGCTGATCCCTTGATGCGTAATCTCGATTTTCAGCACGTCGAAAACGGCCTTGTTCTGCTGGGACTGTTTGGGCTGAATGATCCTCCAAGAGAAGAAGCCATTAGTGCAGTACAGCAGTGTCAGGCCGCTGGTATTCGTATCAAAATGATTACCGGAGATCACGCAACAACGGCACGCTCGATTGCTGCCCAGCTTAATCTGACAAACACCAGCGAAGCGATTACCGGCCATGATATTGACCATATGGACGAAAGCACGCTGCTGGAAAAAGTAAAACACGTCGACGTATATGCCCGCGTCAGCCCGGAGCACAAACTGCGACTGGTGACGCTGCTGCAAAGCCAGGGAGAAATCGTCGCCATGACCGGCGATGGCGTCAACGATGCGCCTGCGCTGAAACGCGCAGATGTTGGTATTGCCATGGGAAAAAAAGGCACCGAGGCCGCCAAAGAGGCGTCCGAAATGGTGATAACCGATGACAACTTTGCATCCATTGCACGCGCGGTCGAAGAAGGACGTACGGTTTACGACAATCTCAAAAAAGCCATCGTGTTTTTGCTGCCGGTAAACGGCGGTGAATCGTTGAGCATTATCGCCGCCATACTGCTTGGTTTCACTCTGCCCATCACACCTCTGCAACTTTTGTGGGTCAATATGGTGAGTTCGGTAGCTCTCGCCATGGCCCTGGCGTTTGAGCCCGGTGAAGCGAACATCATGCGCCGCCCTCCCCGTCCGGTGAATGAGGCTCTGCTTTCTGGATTCCTTCTGTGGCGTGTTGCGCTGGTTTCCATACTTTTTGCGGCTGGTGTTTTCGGCATATTCAGTTGGTCCCAATATCATGGCGCAACACTGGAAGAATCTCGCACCTATGCAGTTAATGCATTGGTGGTAATGGAGGTGTTCTACCTTTTCAGCGTGCGCTACATATACTCACCATCGCTGACCATCAAGGGATTGTTTGGCACTCGCGCTGTCATAGCCGCCGTCATCATCGTTGTGGTGATGCAACTGATTTTCACCTACGCACCGTTCATGGAAAAACTGTTTGATACCCGCCCTATAGATTTTTCTCACGGCTTTGAAATTATACTTCTTGGAGTGCTCTTTTTCGGAATTCTGGAGATAGAGAAATGGATTAGACGACGCAACTGGTCCAAAAATCCATAACAGACATTGGAAGACAGAGATTCTCAGAAGAGAAACAGAGGACAGCCATGGAAAAACCAACGCCTGATTCATCAATCTCACCCGAGCGACATTCTATAAAATCAGATCGCCCGCCACATTTGCTATCCAGCTTTATGTTTAGATTTTCGTTGCTGTTGATTATCTGGTTGACTATCAGCGGCAGTATTCATTCTCTATGGTTCGGCCTCCCGCTGGCCGTGATTTCCAGCTATCTCAGCATACGCTTTAGTCCATCCACTTACCGTCTTCGACTTATTCCTTCCATTCTTTTCATTCCTTTTTTTCTGCGCGAATCGATACGCGGAGGATTCGACGTTGCACGTCGTGCATTTTCAATAAAGCCCGTGGTCAATCCGGCATTTACAGACTATCCATTGTCCTTGCCCGAGGGCGCACCACGGATTCTGTTTGCCAACATCATCAGCCTGCTACCAGGGACTCTGGGCACTGGCTTCCAGGGAAACAGCCTGCGGATTCATGTTCTCGACAGTTCAACCAACATTACTTCTGAGCTGAAGTCTCTGGAAACACGGATTGCCGCAATTTACGCAATTGATTTCGTCATGCAACAAAACCCAAATCAGGAAAATGCCCATGAAACATTTTAAAAACATCCTGTTCGTCACAGAACCTGAAGTCGACAATGGCCTGGCACTGGAGCGTACAATCGACCTCGCCAGGGACAATCAGGCAAAGCTGACAGTGATCGATGTTATCGACAACTCTCCCAGTGGACTCAGTGCCATTCCCCACGGATTTACCGCGCAGACACTGCAGCAGGCATTCGCTGAAGAACGGAAGGAACAGCTGGATAAATTACTGGAGTTTGCAAGCAAAAAACTGAACATCAACACCGTCATCACCTCCGGCATACCTTACCTTGAAGTAGTCAACCGGGTTTTGGAGGGAGATTATGACCTGGTCATCAAACCCGCATACATCAGTGACGGCCTGAACACACGCCTGTTCGGTGGAACAGATTTTCACCTGCTAAGAAAATGCCCCATTCCGGTTTGGTTGATGAAAACTGAAAAGGATACAAAGATCAAAAAAATTCTCGCGGCCATTGATATTGGCCATGAAGGCGAAAACGAATCCGGCAATGCTCTTGGCCTGCAAATCATGGAGCTTGCCAGTTCACAGGCGCTGGCTGAATTCGCTGAATTGCATATTGTACATGCATGGGAAGTATTCGGAGAAAACATGCTGCGCCACGGACGCGGAAGCATATCGCCGGAAGAAGTAAATAGATACGTGGATGAAGAGGAAAAACGTCACCACCAATGGGTAGAAAAAGTTTACCATACCTCGATCAGAAATCTGGGTGAAGATGCATTGACTTACCTTAAACCAAAAATCCACTTGCCCAAGGGGGTACCCAAAAAAGTTATTCCCAAACTGGTGAAGGAGATGGATATTGATCTGGTCGTCATGGGAACGGTGGCACGCACCGGCATTCCCGGATTTTTCATGGGCAACACGGCAGAGAGTATTCTTCAGAGCATCAACTGTTCGGTACTGGCAGTAAAGCCTGACGGATTTGTCAGCCCGGTAACCAAAAGCCGCTAACGCATGACTTTCTTTTACCTGATCTGTGCCTGCATTCTGCTAGTGACACTGGTTGCCGGCTTGTGGCGGGTACAAGCCGGCCCCAGCCCGGCAGATCGCATGATGGCAGCGCAACTGTTTGGCACCACCGCCGTTGCTATCCTGCTGCTGCTCGCACAGGCATTGAGTCAGCCGGTATTGCGAAATATCGCACTGGTTTTTGCGTTACTGGCCGCAGTCACAGTAATCGCATTTGTCCGTCGCTCCCTGGTACATCTGCACGCTGGCTCCCAGCCAGAAAACGACGAGGGATGACAACATGATTGTCGATATAGCAAGTATGTTGTTAATCGTCACCGGCATGTTTTTTTTCGTCGCCGGCACCTTGGGGCTGCTGCGTTTTCCCGATGTCTACACACGTTTGCATGCATTAACCAAGGCTGACAATGTCGGCCTTGGTTTTGTTGTATGCGGTCTTTGTTTACAAACGAATTCGCTATCAACTGTGGGCTTGTTGATATTTATCTGGCTGCTGGTCATGCTGTCAGGGGCCAGCGCCAGCCAGCTGGTGGCACAAGCCGCATCACATTCCCCTGACAGTGATTCGCCAGGCGACAAGGTAAAAAAATGACCAGCAATTCCTTGCTGTTTTTTTTCGATGCGCTTCTGGTAGTGACACTGCTCTGGCTGGCGTGGCAGAGCATGTCCTCTCGCGATCTGTTCAGAGGCATTGTTTCTTTCATTGCCTTTGGTCTGTTGCTGGCACTGATCTGGGTACGACTGGATGCGCCTGATGTGGCACTGGCCGAGGCCGCCATCGGAGCAGGGCTCAGCGGCGCACTGCTGCTGACTGCACTGTCCCGACTGGAGAGCAGCGCAAAGGAAAAAAAGGATGAATAGAATTTCTTCCGTTGTTCTGTTGTTGCTGCTTGCATCACTGGCGCTGATACTTGGCCTCGCCGTCATTTCACTTGCACAACCGTCCTCCGGCATCGGGCAGCTGGTCAACATGCAAATGAGCAACAGTGGCGTTGATCATCCGGTAACTGCGGTACTGCTGAATTTTCGCGGATATGACACCTTGCTGGAAATGGCGGTGCTGTTATTGGCTGTCATCGCGGTGTGGTCGCTGGGTTCACGTTCTTCACCACAGCAAACTCCGAGCAATCATTCCAATCCAATACTGCTGGCACTGTTTCGCATGCTGACACCGCTGATGATTGTTGTTGCCGGATATCTGCTATGGGTTGGTGCCCACGCGCCCGGAGGCGCATTTCAAGCCGGGTCGATACTGGCCGCCGCTGGCGTATTGGCCCTGCTCTACGACCAACGCCTGGCTGGTCGGTTGAGCAGTTGGTCGTTGCGTTTTTCCCTGATCCTGGGCTGCGCCATGTTTGTCGCGGTTGCGACGGGTGTGATGCTTGGTGGTGCGCATCTATTGCAGTATCCCCTGCCCTGGGCCGGTTCATTGATTCTGCTGATCGAACTGGCGGCAACGATTTCCATCGGTCTGACACTGACCGCGCTGTTTTACGGCACCAGCACGGGAGAACGGCCATGAGTCAGGAAATACTCTATGCCCTTGCCGGTGTCGGACTGTTTGTACTGGGCCTGCATGGATTAATCGTGTACGCGCATTTGCTAAGAAAAATACTCGCGCTGAATATCATGGGCAGCGGTGTATTTCTTGTTTTGATCGCGCTTGGCCGCCGGTCGGCAGTCGCCGATCCTGTCCCTGATGCCATGGTAATCACCGGCATTGTGGTCACGGTTTCTGCCACAGCGCTGGCGCTGGTGTTGTTGCTTCGCCTGAAAGAGATGACCGGACACACCGACCTGGAACAGAACGACCGCCACCATGAACAATGAGTTCATCCTGTCTCAC
Above is a window of Gammaproteobacteria bacterium DNA encoding:
- a CDS encoding cation-transporting P-type ATPase, giving the protein MPVEQVLATLDTTEEGLDEAQADNRLRQYGPNRLPETKPRNALLRFLSHFHNLLIYVLLAAASITATLGHWIDTGVILSVVIVNAIIGFIQEGKAENALAAIRQLLSPGAMVIRGSRKIRIDADQLVPGDIVMLQAGDKVPSDLRLLKTKSLQIQEAVLTGESIAVEKQTLPLAEDTVLADRICLAYSGTLVSYGHGMGVVIATGASTQIGYISILVSRVQTLTTPLLVKMSVFARWLTLVVLLLATLVFIFGISLRDYSTVEMFMTVVGLAVAAIPEGLPTILSITLAIGVQRMATRRAIIRSLPAVETLGSVSIICTDKTGTLTRNEMTVCSVICDGNVYAVSGAGYEPHGSFSSAGNSIDVDENEILIQTLRAGSLCNDTALAHENNHWQVHGNPTEGALLIACLKAGIQPETEIRQYPRTDLIPFDSEHKFMATLHHDHEGNGFVYLKGAPERVLNMCSRQRTKSGDVPLDQHFWLGQIEQLAHQGQRVLAIACKTADPLMRNLDFQHVENGLVLLGLFGLNDPPREEAISAVQQCQAAGIRIKMITGDHATTARSIAAQLNLTNTSEAITGHDIDHMDESTLLEKVKHVDVYARVSPEHKLRLVTLLQSQGEIVAMTGDGVNDAPALKRADVGIAMGKKGTEAAKEASEMVITDDNFASIARAVEEGRTVYDNLKKAIVFLLPVNGGESLSIIAAILLGFTLPITPLQLLWVNMVSSVALAMALAFEPGEANIMRRPPRPVNEALLSGFLLWRVALVSILFAAGVFGIFSWSQYHGATLEESRTYAVNALVVMEVFYLFSVRYIYSPSLTIKGLFGTRAVIAAVIIVVVMQLIFTYAPFMEKLFDTRPIDFSHGFEIILLGVLFFGILEIEKWIRRRNWSKNP
- a CDS encoding universal stress protein; the encoded protein is MKHFKNILFVTEPEVDNGLALERTIDLARDNQAKLTVIDVIDNSPSGLSAIPHGFTAQTLQQAFAEERKEQLDKLLEFASKKLNINTVITSGIPYLEVVNRVLEGDYDLVIKPAYISDGLNTRLFGGTDFHLLRKCPIPVWLMKTEKDTKIKKILAAIDIGHEGENESGNALGLQIMELASSQALAEFAELHIVHAWEVFGENMLRHGRGSISPEEVNRYVDEEEKRHHQWVEKVYHTSIRNLGEDALTYLKPKIHLPKGVPKKVIPKLVKEMDIDLVVMGTVARTGIPGFFMGNTAESILQSINCSVLAVKPDGFVSPVTKSR
- a CDS encoding DUF4040 domain-containing protein; this encodes MTSNSLLFFFDALLVVTLLWLAWQSMSSRDLFRGIVSFIAFGLLLALIWVRLDAPDVALAEAAIGAGLSGALLLTALSRLESSAKEKKDE
- a CDS encoding sodium:proton antiporter; translated protein: MNRISSVVLLLLLASLALILGLAVISLAQPSSGIGQLVNMQMSNSGVDHPVTAVLLNFRGYDTLLEMAVLLLAVIAVWSLGSRSSPQQTPSNHSNPILLALFRMLTPLMIVVAGYLLWVGAHAPGGAFQAGSILAAAGVLALLYDQRLAGRLSSWSLRFSLILGCAMFVAVATGVMLGGAHLLQYPLPWAGSLILLIELAATISIGLTLTALFYGTSTGERP
- a CDS encoding Na+/H+ antiporter subunit E, coding for MEKPTPDSSISPERHSIKSDRPPHLLSSFMFRFSLLLIIWLTISGSIHSLWFGLPLAVISSYLSIRFSPSTYRLRLIPSILFIPFFLRESIRGGFDVARRAFSIKPVVNPAFTDYPLSLPEGAPRILFANIISLLPGTLGTGFQGNSLRIHVLDSSTNITSELKSLETRIAAIYAIDFVMQQNPNQENAHETF
- a CDS encoding cation:proton antiporter, which encodes MPTFESVFYEIAALLAVASVVGAIGVWLRQPLIVSFIAAGILVGPSGFEWVGASDQVELLAKMGIALLLFVVGLKLDLHIIRTLGLVALATGLGQVFFTSVIGYLIAIALGMTPVTALYVAVALTFSSTIIIVKLLSDKKEIDALHGRIAVGFLIVQDIVVVLVMIGLAALGVGTSAESGGIGVEMLYVLFKGLAMLVVVALLMRYVLPWLTRHLARSVELLVLFAIAWAVLLASIGDALGFSKEVGAFLAGVSLASTPFRETIGARLVGLRDFLLLFFFIDLGAGLEIATLGDQLGSAIILSLFVLIGNPLIVLIIMGVMGYRKRTSFLAGLTVAQISEFSLIMIALGLSLGHVEVETVGLVTLVGLITISGSTYMILYSHVLYEKLAPWLSIFERKHSNRETAYDGNSQGDEDMIVLGLGRYGRGVSQLLKERGYHVLGVDFDPETIRTLQKDGYVIHYGDAEDPEFLGSLPLDRVKWVISTAPEIQVNLALLQGLVHHSFAGKVAVTAHNHRDALLLKQAGADLVLRPYADAAKEGVDRLLSLPFAKQESDH
- a CDS encoding pyridoxal phosphate-dependent aminotransferase, producing the protein MKQTLSHRARQLKPSPTLAVTARAAALRAAGKDIIGLGAGEPDFDTPAHIKAAAIDAINKGFTKYTNVDGTPQLKQAIITKFKRDNGLTYTPKQILVSCGGKHSFYNLCQALLDEGDEVIVPAPYWVSYPPMVEMTGAKAVIVDGPASQGFKITAQQLQAAITDKTRMVIINSPSNPTGAVYTISELKALGEVLRKYPDILVVSDDIYEAIVWKGEPCRNILTETPELYDHTIVLNGVSKAYSMTGWRIGYAAGPAWIIEAMTTIQSQSTSNPTSIAQVAAQVALEQSQECIQEMLTAFEARHHHVHARLNQLPNVTCNDAQGAFYLLPDFSQVIERLDGINNDIELGEWLLEHAGVALVPGSAFGAPGFMRLSFATSLTNLDKALDRIAEALNK
- the mnhG gene encoding monovalent cation/H(+) antiporter subunit G → MIVDIASMLLIVTGMFFFVAGTLGLLRFPDVYTRLHALTKADNVGLGFVVCGLCLQTNSLSTVGLLIFIWLLVMLSGASASQLVAQAASHSPDSDSPGDKVKK
- a CDS encoding NADH-quinone oxidoreductase subunit K produces the protein MSQEILYALAGVGLFVLGLHGLIVYAHLLRKILALNIMGSGVFLVLIALGRRSAVADPVPDAMVITGIVVTVSATALALVLLLRLKEMTGHTDLEQNDRHHEQ
- a CDS encoding monovalent cation/H+ antiporter complex subunit F encodes the protein MTFFYLICACILLVTLVAGLWRVQAGPSPADRMMAAQLFGTTAVAILLLLAQALSQPVLRNIALVFALLAAVTVIAFVRRSLVHLHAGSQPENDEG